Proteins encoded together in one Pseudomonas sp. ADAK13 window:
- a CDS encoding antibiotic biosynthesis monooxygenase — translation MQVSEKSLSFTQMVEFQIEPQQQSALVAALSSQSERLAQGHGGFINASVQVSDDGRRVLSCLQWRSREDGEAAFKCFEHGEEDFWTLIRAHQATAVTFGSFQVLRSIERSHDNALHCRLN, via the coding sequence ATGCAGGTATCAGAGAAGAGTCTGAGTTTCACCCAGATGGTCGAATTCCAGATCGAACCTCAGCAGCAATCGGCTTTGGTGGCGGCCCTGTCGTCCCAGAGCGAGCGTTTGGCCCAAGGCCATGGCGGCTTTATCAATGCCAGTGTGCAGGTCAGCGATGATGGACGCCGGGTGCTCAGCTGCCTGCAATGGCGCTCCCGCGAAGACGGGGAGGCGGCCTTCAAGTGTTTTGAGCACGGTGAGGAAGATTTCTGGACGCTGATCCGCGCCCACCAGGCCACGGCGGTGACCTTCGGTTCGTTCCAGGTGCTGCGCAGCATCGAGCGCAGCCATGACAACGCCTTGCACTGCCGCCTAAATTGA
- the soxR gene encoding redox-sensitive transcriptional activator SoxR, producing MVTKELTVGQLAARSGVAVTALHFYETKGLIKSNRNAGNQRRYPRDVLRRVVVIKIAQRLGIPLATIHEALQTLPDGRTPTAADWERLSALWREDLDQRIDKLMLLRDKLSGCIGCGCLSLEACPLRNHDDVLGERGPGAQLLEPST from the coding sequence ATGGTCACCAAAGAACTCACCGTCGGCCAGTTGGCGGCCCGCAGCGGCGTGGCGGTCACCGCGCTGCACTTCTATGAAACCAAGGGGTTGATCAAGAGCAACCGCAACGCCGGCAATCAACGACGCTACCCGCGGGACGTGTTGCGCCGGGTGGTGGTGATCAAGATTGCCCAGCGTTTGGGCATCCCCCTGGCGACGATCCATGAGGCGCTGCAAACCTTGCCCGATGGCCGCACGCCAACGGCTGCCGACTGGGAACGCCTGTCTGCGCTGTGGCGTGAGGATTTGGACCAGCGCATCGACAAGCTGATGCTGCTGCGGGACAAACTCAGTGGCTGCATTGGCTGCGGGTGTTTGTCGCTGGAGGCGTGCCCGCTGCGTAATCACGACGACGTGCTGGGTGAGCGCGGGCCTGGGGCACAACTCTTGGAGCCGTCCACATAA